From Streptomyces sp. NBC_00775, one genomic window encodes:
- a CDS encoding LacI family DNA-binding transcriptional regulator translates to MTTRLADIAAQAGVSEATVSRVLNGKPGVAATTRQSVLAALDVLGYERPVRLRQRSEGLVGLITPELENPIFPALAQVIGQALTRQGYTPVLATQTPGGSTEDELTEMLVDRGVAGIIFVSGLHADTSADMQRYEQLRAQGVPFVLVDGFSPKVQAPFISPDDRAAMALAVTHLVSLGHTNIGLALGPKRFVPVQRKIEGFVRTVQEQLGLAPADIEERLVQHSLYTLEGGQAAASALMDRGCTAIVCASDMMALGAIRAARQRGLEVPKDISVVGFDDSPLIAFTDPPLTTIRKPVPAMGQAAVRTLLEEIGGTPAPHSEFVFMPELVVRGSTASAPGDRNRP, encoded by the coding sequence GTGACCACACGGCTTGCCGACATCGCAGCCCAAGCGGGGGTCAGCGAGGCGACTGTCAGCCGCGTCCTGAACGGGAAGCCGGGCGTCGCCGCGACCACCCGCCAGTCCGTGCTGGCCGCGCTCGACGTGCTGGGCTACGAGCGCCCGGTGCGGCTGCGGCAGCGCAGCGAGGGCCTGGTGGGCCTGATAACGCCGGAGCTGGAGAACCCCATATTCCCGGCGCTCGCGCAGGTCATCGGCCAGGCGCTGACCCGGCAGGGCTATACGCCGGTCCTGGCGACCCAGACGCCGGGCGGCTCCACCGAGGACGAGTTGACGGAGATGCTGGTGGACCGGGGGGTCGCCGGGATCATCTTCGTGTCCGGTCTGCACGCCGACACCTCCGCGGACATGCAGCGCTACGAGCAGTTGCGCGCCCAGGGCGTCCCCTTCGTCCTGGTGGACGGCTTCTCGCCGAAGGTGCAGGCGCCGTTCATCTCGCCGGACGACCGCGCGGCGATGGCCCTGGCGGTCACGCACCTCGTCTCGCTCGGGCACACCAACATCGGTCTCGCTCTGGGCCCCAAGCGCTTCGTTCCGGTCCAGCGCAAGATCGAGGGCTTCGTCCGCACGGTGCAGGAGCAGTTGGGCCTGGCCCCCGCCGACATAGAGGAGCGCCTGGTCCAGCACTCGCTGTACACGCTGGAGGGCGGTCAGGCCGCGGCGAGCGCGCTCATGGACCGTGGCTGCACGGCGATCGTCTGCGCCAGCGACATGATGGCCCTCGGCGCGATAAGGGCGGCGCGTCAGCGTGGCCTGGAGGTCCCGAAGGACATATCGGTCGTCGGTTTCGACGACTCGCCTCTCATCGCCTTCACCGACCCACCGCTCACGACGATCCGCAAGCCGGTGCCGGCCATGGGGCAGGCGGCGGTACGGACGTTGCTGGAGGAGATCGGTGGGACGCCCGCTCCGCACAGTGAGTTCGTGTTCATGCCGGAACTGGTGGTGCGCGGTTCGACCGCTTCTGCCCCTGGGGACCGGAATCGTCCCTAG
- a CDS encoding glycoside hydrolase family 13 protein: MTQHVTDALPTDASSAASGRREWWRDAVIYQVYPRSFADGNGDGMGDLPGVRARLPYLKELGVDAVWLSPFYASPQADAGYDVADYRAVDPMFGNLTDADDLVRAAHALGLRVIVDLVPNHCSDHHEWFKQALREGPGSTIRERFHFRRGKGANGELPPNDWESIFGGPAWTRVEDGEWYLHLFAPEQPDFNWDHPAVHDEFRSILRFWLDLGIDGFRIDVAHGLVKAAGLPDIGHDEQVKLLGTEAVPYFDQDGVHEIYRSWRRILDEYAGERIAVAEAWTPTVERSALYLRPDELHQAFNFTYLTTGWNAADLREVIDRSLSAMNAVHAPATWVLSNHDVVRHSTRLAEGDETRGLRRARAATLLMLALPGSAYLYQGEELGLPEVVDLPDEVRQDPAFFRSAGQDGTRDGCRVPLPWSGEVAPFGFGPVEGGPSWLPQPASWKNLTVEAQEGDPTSTLEFYRSALAVRRDHPALGAGRQIAWLPAPEGVLAFRRDTEEGSIVCTVNLTATPIPLPTPGTLLLASADVEPGAETTELPADSTVWWAV, translated from the coding sequence ATGACCCAGCACGTCACCGACGCACTCCCCACCGACGCCTCCTCCGCCGCCTCCGGGCGCCGGGAGTGGTGGCGCGACGCGGTCATCTACCAGGTCTACCCGCGCAGTTTCGCGGACGGCAACGGCGACGGCATGGGCGATCTGCCCGGCGTCCGGGCCCGGCTTCCCTATCTGAAGGAACTGGGCGTCGACGCGGTGTGGCTGTCCCCGTTCTACGCCTCCCCACAGGCGGACGCGGGCTACGACGTCGCCGACTACCGTGCCGTCGACCCGATGTTCGGCAATCTCACGGACGCCGACGACCTGGTCCGCGCCGCGCACGCGCTCGGGCTGCGGGTGATCGTCGACCTGGTGCCCAACCACTGCTCGGACCACCACGAGTGGTTCAAGCAGGCGCTGCGCGAGGGCCCCGGCTCGACGATCCGGGAGCGCTTCCACTTCCGGCGCGGCAAGGGCGCGAACGGTGAACTGCCGCCCAACGACTGGGAGTCCATCTTCGGCGGCCCGGCCTGGACGCGGGTCGAGGACGGCGAGTGGTACCTCCACCTGTTCGCGCCCGAGCAGCCCGACTTCAACTGGGACCACCCGGCCGTCCACGACGAGTTCCGCTCCATCCTGCGCTTCTGGCTGGACCTGGGCATCGACGGCTTCCGCATCGATGTGGCGCACGGCCTGGTGAAGGCGGCGGGTCTGCCCGACATCGGCCACGACGAGCAGGTCAAGCTCCTTGGCACCGAGGCCGTGCCGTACTTCGACCAGGACGGCGTGCACGAGATCTACCGCAGCTGGCGGCGCATCCTCGACGAGTACGCCGGTGAGCGCATCGCCGTCGCCGAGGCGTGGACGCCGACCGTCGAGCGCAGCGCCCTGTACCTGCGCCCGGACGAGCTGCACCAGGCCTTCAACTTCACCTACCTGACCACCGGTTGGAACGCGGCGGACCTGCGCGAGGTCATCGACCGCTCGCTCAGCGCCATGAACGCCGTGCACGCGCCCGCGACTTGGGTGCTCTCCAACCATGACGTGGTACGGCATTCCACGCGTCTCGCGGAAGGGGACGAGACGCGTGGTCTGCGCCGGGCCAGGGCGGCGACCCTGCTCATGCTGGCGCTGCCCGGCTCGGCGTATCTCTACCAGGGCGAGGAGCTCGGCCTGCCCGAGGTGGTCGATCTGCCCGACGAGGTCCGCCAGGACCCGGCGTTCTTCCGCAGCGCGGGCCAGGACGGCACCCGCGACGGCTGCCGGGTGCCGCTGCCGTGGTCCGGCGAGGTCGCGCCGTTCGGCTTCGGCCCGGTCGAGGGCGGCCCGAGCTGGCTGCCGCAGCCGGCCTCCTGGAAGAACCTCACGGTCGAGGCGCAGGAGGGCGACCCCACCTCGACGCTGGAGTTCTACCGCAGCGCGCTCGCGGTGCGCCGCGACCACCCGGCGCTCGGCGCGGGCCGCCAGATCGCCTGGCTGCCGGCCCCGGAGGGTGTGCTGGCCTTCCGCCGGGACACAGAGGAAGGCTCCATCGTCTGCACGGTGAACCTCACCGCGACCCCGATCCCCCTCCCCACCCCCGGCACTCTGCTGCTCGCCAGCGCGGACGTCGAGCCGGGCGCCGAAACGACCGAACTGCCCGCGGATTCAACGGTCTGGTGGGCAGTCTGA
- a CDS encoding sugar ABC transporter permease translates to MTAATHENSSAAAAAPTAARRSDTAAPRKVRGREHRSLGSSIALHGTLIVATVIAAFPVLWILFISLGPKNAWQDPGQVLKNLSFHNYSDVLSHSDLPKWFLNTVIVAGGTTALGVFLAATAGYAVSRMRFPGSRQLMWTFLVTQMFPSIVLIVPLYLLMSELNLLDNYLGLILAYATTAVPFCAWMMKGYFDTIPKEIDEAGRVDGLTPFGTFWRLIVPLARPGLAVTAFYSFLTAWGEVAYATQFMQSDHYTLAVGIRTFAQDQRPDWAWTSATAIIITIPAALVFLLVQRSLVAGLTAGGTKS, encoded by the coding sequence ATGACCGCAGCAACCCACGAGAACTCCTCCGCCGCCGCGGCCGCTCCGACGGCCGCCCGCCGCTCGGACACCGCCGCCCCGCGCAAGGTGCGCGGCCGCGAACACCGCAGTCTGGGCTCCTCGATCGCTCTCCACGGCACCCTGATCGTGGCCACGGTGATCGCGGCCTTCCCGGTGCTGTGGATCCTCTTCATCTCGCTCGGCCCGAAGAACGCCTGGCAGGATCCGGGCCAGGTCCTGAAGAACCTCAGCTTCCACAACTACAGTGACGTGCTGAGTCATTCGGATCTGCCGAAGTGGTTCCTGAACACGGTGATCGTGGCGGGCGGCACCACCGCACTCGGCGTATTCCTGGCGGCAACCGCCGGTTACGCGGTGTCCCGGATGAGGTTCCCGGGCAGCAGGCAGCTGATGTGGACGTTCCTGGTCACTCAGATGTTCCCCAGTATCGTGCTGATCGTGCCGCTCTATCTCCTTATGTCCGAGTTGAACCTGCTGGACAACTACCTCGGTCTGATCCTGGCGTACGCGACGACGGCGGTGCCGTTCTGCGCCTGGATGATGAAGGGGTACTTCGACACGATCCCCAAGGAGATAGACGAGGCGGGCCGGGTGGACGGCCTCACGCCGTTCGGCACGTTCTGGCGGCTGATCGTGCCGCTGGCCAGGCCCGGTCTCGCCGTGACCGCGTTCTACAGCTTCCTCACCGCCTGGGGCGAGGTCGCGTACGCCACGCAGTTCATGCAGTCCGACCACTACACGCTCGCCGTCGGCATCCGCACCTTCGCGCAGGACCAGCGCCCCGACTGGGCGTGGACCTCGGCCACGGCGATCATCATCACCATTCCGGCGGCCCTCGTCTTCCTGCTGGTGCAGCGCAGCCTGGTCGCCGGGCTGACGGCCGGCGGCACCAAGTCATGA
- a CDS encoding carbohydrate ABC transporter permease yields MTTAASTENTDQPAPGKNAARPPRVSALRRSWDKYWYAWAMVTPVAIVLAVLVLYPLGYGFYQSLTDANESNVSATIGAFHRPATYKFVGLDNYWHVLSGADSDFYPRLLWTVIWTVVGVSLMVGLGMGLAVLLNRKMRLRGLYRALLILPWAVPSFISVFAWRLMLNSQYGVFNEIITAFGLPAQDWLGTPLAQKVAVIMVNVWVGIPFNMVAILGGLQSIPKELYEASEMDGASPWQRFVNVTLPGLRPVTNTIILLGCIWTFNMFNIIYLLLGNNTSGDADILVTFAFRKAFTGVSDYAGAATYGIIILALLLAFSTFYRRNTLKSEQA; encoded by the coding sequence ATGACGACCGCAGCGAGCACCGAGAACACCGACCAGCCGGCGCCCGGCAAGAACGCCGCGCGCCCCCCACGCGTTTCGGCGCTCAGGCGGTCCTGGGACAAGTACTGGTACGCCTGGGCCATGGTGACCCCGGTCGCCATCGTCCTGGCCGTCCTCGTCCTGTATCCGCTCGGATACGGCTTCTACCAGTCCCTGACCGACGCCAACGAGTCGAACGTCTCCGCGACCATCGGCGCCTTCCACCGCCCGGCCACGTACAAGTTCGTCGGCCTGGACAACTACTGGCACGTGCTGTCCGGCGCGGACAGCGACTTCTACCCGCGCCTGTTGTGGACGGTCATCTGGACCGTGGTCGGCGTGTCACTGATGGTCGGCCTCGGCATGGGCCTCGCGGTGCTGCTCAACCGCAAGATGCGCCTGCGCGGCCTCTACCGCGCGCTGCTGATCCTGCCCTGGGCCGTCCCGTCGTTCATCAGCGTCTTCGCCTGGCGGCTGATGCTCAACTCGCAGTACGGCGTCTTCAACGAGATCATCACGGCGTTCGGCCTGCCGGCCCAGGACTGGCTCGGCACCCCGCTCGCCCAGAAGGTCGCCGTGATCATGGTGAACGTCTGGGTCGGCATCCCCTTCAACATGGTCGCGATCCTCGGCGGACTCCAGTCCATCCCCAAGGAGCTGTACGAGGCCTCCGAGATGGACGGCGCCTCCCCCTGGCAGCGGTTCGTGAACGTCACCCTGCCCGGTCTGCGTCCGGTGACCAACACCATCATCCTGCTGGGCTGCATCTGGACGTTCAACATGTTCAACATCATCTATCTGCTGCTGGGCAACAACACGAGCGGCGACGCCGACATCCTTGTCACCTTCGCCTTCCGCAAGGCGTTCACCGGTGTCTCGGACTACGCGGGCGCGGCGACGTACGGGATCATCATCCTCGCCCTCCTGCTGGCCTTCTCGACCTTCTACCGCCGCAACACCCTGAAGTCCGAGCAGGCGTAA
- a CDS encoding extracellular solute-binding protein — protein sequence MRRGISIAAAVTVIALSATACGGSDDNSSSKPKAAKDISGTITYWDTSDAATEAPTYKALIKKFEAKYPKIKVNYQSVPFTDVEQKFKSAAKSGKGAPDVVRTDVGLIPEYASLGYIAPLDGTTALKDTSDFNTTPMNTTKYNGKTYGVPSVTDTLGLLYNKELLKKAGIDTPPTTWDEFIADSKTIKKKTGAYGTYLNPDSYFLLPLLYSNGADMADTSSKKITISDANAVTALTTAKKIQDEASMKVDFANAYQNMQTAFKNGKVAMLVQGPWSVSDDLTGKVFKGNEDNLGYAAVPAGAGGKAQAPTGGHDLTVYQGSKNLDASYLFSQFMTSTESQVTIATATGTLPTRKSAYTSEVTSNAKIAGFKPILEQTARPRVALPQVGSLFTPLAQNYVKILQGSESVKDGLDKTATEFQKLLPGYSIG from the coding sequence ATGCGACGTGGCATATCGATCGCCGCCGCGGTGACCGTCATCGCGCTGTCCGCGACCGCTTGTGGTGGTTCCGACGACAACTCGTCGAGCAAGCCGAAGGCCGCCAAGGACATTTCCGGGACGATCACATACTGGGACACCTCGGACGCGGCGACCGAAGCCCCGACGTACAAGGCCCTCATCAAGAAGTTCGAGGCCAAGTACCCCAAGATCAAGGTGAACTACCAGAGCGTCCCGTTCACCGATGTCGAGCAGAAGTTCAAGTCGGCCGCGAAGAGCGGCAAGGGCGCGCCGGACGTCGTCCGCACCGACGTGGGCCTGATCCCCGAGTACGCCTCGCTGGGCTACATCGCCCCGCTCGACGGCACCACCGCGCTGAAGGACACCTCGGACTTCAACACGACGCCGATGAACACCACCAAGTACAACGGCAAGACGTACGGCGTCCCGTCCGTCACCGACACCCTGGGCCTGCTCTACAACAAGGAGCTGCTCAAGAAGGCCGGCATCGACACGCCGCCCACCACGTGGGACGAGTTCATCGCCGACTCCAAGACGATCAAGAAGAAGACCGGGGCGTACGGCACGTACCTCAACCCCGACTCCTACTTCCTGCTCCCGCTGCTCTACAGCAACGGCGCGGACATGGCCGACACCTCGTCGAAGAAGATCACCATCTCCGACGCCAACGCCGTCACCGCGCTGACCACGGCGAAGAAGATCCAGGACGAGGCGTCGATGAAGGTCGACTTCGCGAACGCCTACCAGAACATGCAGACGGCCTTCAAGAACGGCAAGGTCGCCATGCTGGTCCAGGGCCCCTGGTCGGTCAGTGACGACCTGACGGGCAAGGTGTTCAAGGGCAACGAGGACAACCTCGGCTACGCGGCCGTCCCGGCCGGTGCGGGCGGCAAGGCCCAGGCGCCGACCGGCGGTCACGACCTCACGGTCTACCAGGGCTCCAAGAACCTGGACGCCAGCTACCTGTTCTCGCAGTTCATGACGTCGACCGAGAGCCAGGTCACGATCGCCACGGCCACGGGCACGCTGCCGACCCGCAAGTCGGCCTACACGTCCGAGGTGACGTCGAACGCCAAGATCGCCGGCTTCAAGCCGATCCTGGAGCAGACCGCCCGCCCGCGCGTCGCGCTCCCGCAGGTCGGCTCGCTCTTCACGCCGCTCGCGCAGAACTACGTGAAGATCCTGCAGGGCAGCGAGTCGGTCAAGGACGGCCTCGACAAGACCGCCACGGAGTTCCAGAAGCTCCTGCCCGGCTACTCCATCGGCTGA
- a CDS encoding S26 family signal peptidase, translating into MIVALCALAAAGAVLYVRRRTLVITVKGVSMRPTLTAGDVLIGRRVRVRRLRAGQIVVVEKPNPDEDWQSWSWPERSRHLMIKRLAALPGEPVPAAARGRLGTGAVPPGAVVVLGDNLEESVDSREIGYFPLERVVGVALRTYRRSSGDMRR; encoded by the coding sequence GTGATCGTCGCCCTCTGCGCGCTCGCCGCGGCCGGCGCCGTGCTGTACGTCCGCCGCCGCACGCTGGTGATCACGGTGAAGGGCGTCAGCATGCGGCCCACACTGACCGCCGGGGACGTCCTGATCGGCCGGCGGGTGCGGGTACGGCGGCTGCGCGCCGGGCAGATCGTCGTGGTCGAGAAGCCGAACCCGGACGAGGACTGGCAGAGCTGGTCGTGGCCCGAGCGCTCCCGGCATCTGATGATCAAGCGGCTCGCGGCCCTCCCCGGCGAGCCCGTCCCCGCCGCCGCGCGAGGCCGCCTCGGCACCGGCGCCGTACCGCCCGGGGCGGTGGTCGTTCTCGGCGACAACCTGGAAGAAAGTGTGGACTCACGGGAGATCGGTTACTTCCCCCTGGAACGGGTGGTGGGCGTCGCCCTGCGCACCTACCGGCGCAGTTCAGGGGACATGCGGCGGTAA
- a CDS encoding ABC transporter ATP-binding protein has product MAAVRAVLGLALRAAPVPLLGIMLAALVTAALPVAAAWLTRDVLDRLAGAHRAAPAVAVPAALLAAVGVGAAVLPHVDRLLCGELGRRVGLLAQDRLYARVNAFAGLARFENPTELDRLRLAEQCGQDTPVQVVGAAVALAQSAVTVAGFVASLWLLGPWLAVAVLLGALPALAAELRLARAWSEATLHTTPLERRESFYAHLLGSVQAAKEIRLFGTGGHLRERMRRDRTAINATRRRMELRTAAAQGLPAAVSAGIAAGSLVWGVHAAARGTLTVGDLAVLTSAIAAVQGGLTGIAASAAVAHQHLLLFAHYLDVTTAPPDLPVLSPARPAGALSRGIELRDVWFRYSEQHDWVLRGVSLTIPYGGTLAVVGDNGAGKSTLVKLLCRFYDPTSGSVLWDGTDIRQFDPAELRRRIGAVFQDFVRYDMTAAENIALGQLDNAGRVAEAARAAGVHATLAALPRGYDTLLTRAFGEEDGVELSGGQWQRVALARAFLRDDPDLLILDEPTSGLDPEAEHEVHEAIRRHRRGRTSLLISHRLGSAREADLIVVLQGGVIAERGGHAELLAADGRYAGLFRRQAAGYVR; this is encoded by the coding sequence GTGGCCGCCGTGCGGGCCGTGCTCGGGCTGGCCCTGCGTGCCGCGCCCGTCCCGCTGCTGGGAATCATGCTGGCCGCGCTGGTCACCGCGGCGCTGCCCGTCGCGGCCGCCTGGCTGACCCGTGACGTGCTGGACCGGCTGGCCGGCGCGCACCGGGCGGCCCCGGCCGTGGCGGTTCCGGCGGCGCTGCTGGCCGCCGTCGGGGTGGGCGCCGCGGTACTGCCCCACGTCGACCGGCTGCTGTGCGGTGAACTCGGGCGCCGGGTCGGCCTGTTGGCGCAGGACCGGCTCTATGCCCGGGTCAACGCCTTCGCCGGGCTGGCCCGTTTCGAGAACCCGACCGAGCTGGACCGGCTGCGGCTGGCGGAGCAGTGCGGGCAGGACACTCCGGTGCAGGTGGTGGGCGCGGCGGTGGCGCTGGCACAGTCGGCGGTCACCGTCGCCGGGTTCGTGGCGTCGCTGTGGCTGCTCGGCCCGTGGCTCGCGGTGGCCGTGCTGCTCGGCGCGCTGCCCGCGCTGGCCGCCGAGCTGCGGCTCGCCCGCGCCTGGTCCGAGGCCACGCTGCACACCACGCCGCTGGAGCGCCGGGAGTCCTTCTACGCACATCTGCTGGGCAGTGTGCAGGCGGCCAAGGAGATCCGGCTGTTCGGCACCGGCGGTCATCTGCGCGAGCGGATGCGGCGGGACCGTACGGCCATCAACGCCACCCGCCGCCGTATGGAACTGCGTACCGCCGCCGCACAGGGGCTGCCGGCGGCCGTGTCGGCGGGCATCGCGGCCGGCAGCCTGGTGTGGGGCGTGCACGCGGCCGCGCGCGGGACGCTGACCGTCGGCGACCTGGCCGTGCTGACCTCGGCGATCGCCGCGGTGCAGGGCGGCCTGACCGGCATCGCGGCCTCGGCGGCCGTGGCCCACCAGCATCTGCTGCTCTTCGCCCACTACCTCGACGTGACCACGGCACCCCCGGACCTGCCGGTGCTCAGCCCGGCCCGCCCGGCCGGAGCGCTGAGCCGCGGCATCGAACTGCGCGACGTCTGGTTCCGCTACTCCGAGCAGCACGACTGGGTGCTGCGCGGGGTGAGCCTGACCATCCCGTACGGCGGCACGCTCGCCGTGGTCGGCGACAACGGCGCGGGCAAGAGCACGCTGGTCAAGCTGCTGTGCCGGTTCTACGACCCGACGAGCGGCAGCGTCCTGTGGGACGGCACCGACATCCGGCAGTTCGACCCGGCGGAACTCCGTCGCCGTATCGGAGCGGTGTTCCAGGACTTCGTGCGGTACGACATGACGGCCGCCGAGAACATCGCGCTCGGGCAGCTCGACAACGCCGGCCGGGTCGCCGAGGCCGCCCGGGCCGCGGGTGTCCACGCCACGCTGGCCGCGCTCCCCCGCGGCTACGACACGCTGCTGACCCGTGCCTTCGGCGAGGAGGACGGCGTCGAGCTGTCCGGCGGGCAGTGGCAGCGGGTCGCCCTGGCACGCGCCTTCCTGCGCGACGACCCCGATCTGCTGATCCTCGACGAGCCGACGTCGGGCCTCGACCCGGAGGCGGAGCACGAGGTCCACGAGGCGATCCGGCGCCACCGCCGGGGCCGTACCAGCCTGCTGATCTCGCACCGGCTCGGCAGCGCGCGCGAGGCCGACCTGATCGTGGTCCTGCAAGGCGGCGTGATCGCCGAGCGGGGCGGGCACGCGGAGCTGCTCGCGGCGGACGGCCGGTACGCGGGGCTCTTCCGCCGCCAGGCCGCGGGGTACGTACGGTGA
- a CDS encoding MauE/DoxX family redox-associated membrane protein produces MVYTAVVCRVFVGVVFAASAFGKLRGRKAFGEFAAGLDAMRVVPGGWVRPVAAAVAGTEAAVAVLLAVPASTAAGLGLAVLLLAVFTGAIALVLRRGTQASCPCFGAAATPFGVRHLARNGGLVAVAVTGLAMTGTGSVAAGGVLLAVLTGAVAASLVVRLDDVIDLFALQS; encoded by the coding sequence ATGGTGTATACGGCGGTGGTGTGCCGTGTGTTCGTCGGGGTCGTTTTCGCCGCGTCGGCGTTCGGGAAACTGCGTGGGCGGAAGGCTTTCGGGGAGTTCGCGGCGGGTCTTGACGCGATGCGGGTGGTGCCCGGCGGGTGGGTGCGGCCGGTGGCCGCGGCGGTGGCCGGCACGGAGGCGGCGGTGGCGGTGCTGCTCGCGGTGCCCGCCTCGACCGCGGCCGGGCTGGGGCTCGCCGTGCTGCTGCTCGCGGTGTTCACCGGGGCGATCGCCCTGGTCCTGCGGCGGGGTACGCAGGCGTCCTGCCCGTGTTTCGGTGCCGCGGCGACTCCTTTCGGGGTGCGCCATCTCGCCCGCAACGGGGGGCTCGTCGCCGTGGCGGTGACGGGTCTCGCCATGACGGGGACGGGCTCCGTGGCGGCGGGCGGTGTGCTGCTGGCCGTGCTGACCGGCGCGGTCGCGGCGAGCCTGGTGGTCCGTCTCGACGATGTCATCGACCTTTTCGCGCTGCAGAGTTAG
- a CDS encoding AfsR/SARP family transcriptional regulator, with protein MTTGFHLLGRVRLHDGATGIRGVKPRALLVTLLLQPGRTVSLDSLQEALWDGEPPRSAVANIRTHVSALRAALADAGQLAGHDGGYTLNTPDGSCDHLRFLDASAAGRTALLTGDPDRATRLLGSALTLWDGDRAAVGIPRHGPLAGALGHLDEERMRVVEDLAEAHLRLSEPRAALRDLTGLLTTEPLRGRSWALRMRAHHRLGELGEVSQAYRTASAVYRTELGIAPDRGLRLLYEELTGGPAPSPTA; from the coding sequence TTGACGACGGGATTCCATCTGCTCGGACGGGTACGGCTGCACGACGGCGCGACCGGCATCAGGGGGGTCAAGCCGAGGGCACTGCTGGTGACACTGCTGCTGCAGCCCGGCCGCACCGTTTCGCTCGACTCGCTGCAAGAGGCCCTGTGGGACGGCGAACCGCCGCGGTCGGCGGTGGCCAACATCCGTACGCACGTCAGCGCGTTGCGTGCCGCACTGGCCGACGCCGGTCAACTGGCCGGCCACGACGGGGGCTACACCCTGAACACGCCCGACGGCTCCTGCGACCACCTGCGTTTCCTCGACGCCTCGGCGGCGGGCCGGACCGCGCTGCTCACCGGCGACCCGGACCGGGCTACCCGGCTGCTCGGCTCGGCGCTCACCCTGTGGGACGGTGACCGCGCGGCGGTCGGCATACCGCGGCACGGTCCGCTGGCCGGCGCGCTGGGGCATCTCGACGAGGAGCGGATGCGGGTCGTGGAGGACCTGGCCGAGGCGCATCTGCGACTGAGCGAACCGCGCGCCGCGTTACGCGACCTGACCGGGCTGCTGACCACGGAGCCGCTGCGCGGCCGGAGCTGGGCGCTGCGGATGCGGGCGCATCACCGGCTCGGCGAGCTGGGCGAGGTGTCTCAGGCGTACCGGACCGCGTCGGCGGTGTACCGGACGGAGCTGGGCATTGCACCGGATCGTGGACTACGGCTGCTGTACGAGGAGTTGACCGGGGGCCCCGCCCCGAGCCCGACGGCGTGA